The Solanum pennellii chromosome 7, SPENNV200 DNA segment TAGTAATAAAGAGTCTAAACGACTTagatttgaattataattttaaaaatagagcGAGTATAAtactaaaaagttttaaaattaaacccATCAAATTAAGAGGTAAAGGTGGCAGTATGGCATGTGATACCAATTAGGGGagaaatcattattatttaatgttggtttttgttttgattgttacatTTCACTTAATTAGTTGTTAGGGCAATGAAGTGAATATTAGTTGGTATGAGAATAATCAGATACCGATGGAAAAAAGTTTTCTTGGTCAATTTCACAACATTAACTGTTCTTAATTAGGACCAAATTCTCttgtattataaaaattaaactgACTTTTCGTACATAAGTTCAGATAGCAATTCATTGACAAATATGGTTTTGGTTCCAAAGtagtgtatttaaaaataaaaaaaaaacagtagaAAGTATAGTGTATTCACTTATCTTTATTGTTCGATGTTTTTCGAGaactataattaaaaataaaatattttggggATATGATGGTATAAGTACGAATAATctagtattttaattttctagtaataaaagaatcattatttataaaaatatataatcaataaagcttatgataaaaacatgaaaattaatgataaaaaataaataaaatatgatgattttgagATGTATGATAAAAACACGAAGATGAatgataaaaagtaaaaattttgctgtgtattttttaaaaaaatgttgcgtaatatataattactctcatattgttataaaatagtaaagaaaTTACACTCCAACTTGTTATTTGAGTTACTTTCAGTCTTCTTATTTTTATAGATTAAAAGAAACTATtagtattattcatttattcgAGCATTATGAAGGTCAATAATGTTAACCAAAGaatttaacatataatttgtaaaaaatttattaGGCAATTTTTGAACGTTGGGTGTTGACTGTGCTTAGAGCATACAGTCAGACGCTTAGAACGTACTTATAAAACtaaaactcacacttgaatCTCAATAAATTTTTCTAGTTCTTTTAAACACCAAGTCTAACTCCTCCTTAATAAATTTCTCTACTATTTTCATTAACAACATTTAACCAACCCGACAATCAGATGCTTCGACCCGCATTGAATGTTGGGCCAGTAATCCCAAGGGTCAATCAAGCCTTTGAAACTAGTGAAAATAGTCGTCACGGTCTGAGTTCCTgtgactttcttagcttgtcaAACTTTCTCTCCTTCACCAGGAACAGTAGCGCAAAAGCAGACGGCGGAGATCCTCAAAAGTAACCGGATGCTTGGGGCTTAGGACAAGGAGCGTCCAGAGTCTTTTAAGAAAGGACAAAGAAAAATTCATATCATTTTTACACcgatcaaatttcaaaaaagttcAATTTATAATACCTTAGATTAAGATGAGGTAGAAGATGTACATGTGCCCCATGTCTTCCTCATGCTTTCACAAACTACACCACACTACCCATCCACCCCTGACcatacaagaaaaagaagaagaaaagttcaaaaaaattgCATATTGGCTAAAGTTAATTTTCACAAATTTCAACCCTCAACCATTAAACAAATACTAAAAATCTCACCCATTGTTGACAGCCTTTAAACTCAACTTCTTCCATAGGCTCCACTAATATCTAAGTCTATTAATGTCCATACTCCAAAGCAGACCATCTTTCCCCATATTTTACTCCTTACAATTAATAGTAACTTGGACAGTTGGTCCTAGCTTcgcattttattttaaatttatttaacttattttaatttaatataaaatttaagaaaatattttttttgaattatatgattataaacTAAAACTATTTTAAACATGTCAAAATGTTATGATCGTAAACTTGTTATCACCtgaaaagttataaaaaaaattacacaaaaaaaagagatatttttatggagtaaattaaattaaaatggaagAAATAATAGAAATGTGATCCGAATAATCTTTTATATTTCTCACTCATTACCTAATActcataaaaagataaaatcctCCCATAAATAaaatggcataatacataaatatgttctTTAACTTTccttcaaattacatttatacCCTTCAACTTTAAATgcgcacaaatagacacttaaacttgtataaagttgaataaatacACACATAttctacatgtcatcctacatgtcattttttaatcctacgtggtgtcctaagTGTATTGTGCTATGTAGAActaatgtatttatttatttaaaagttgaataaattaaatgcatatttatgcattatgaaagttgaaggtcaaagttaaaatataaagccaaatttaagatcaaatatatatattatacctaaataaaatatttacaaaagtTAAACTCGAAACTTATAGTAATTATAACCACTACTATAATCATATTATACTAAAAGCATGAAGCTCCatagttgaaagttgaattacaaaaatatccctaattatattaaaaataatcactttgtcctgatcatttaaaatgtatCAAACTTTTCATATTACAGCATTTATATCTTTTGTCTTTTAAACTTCAATcagttaaatattttatatccttTTCATATTCTTGGCACTTTATAAAGTTATCACCCTGTcaaatttctttatcattttattcttacTCCTCGATTTATCGAGCATTCGTTGCCTGATCTTACACCTGGTAAGTGCTAAACTACTTTCTAAATGTGTGCAAGTTCCATTGTGTTTGGCGTGTCTTAAAACAAGTCTGTCTTGCAGAGCAGAGAAAAAGCATGAGAGAAATCAGTAAAGCTGACGGGCCTAGGATTAAGTATCTGGAAAGAGTTGTTCATAAGAAGAGGAAGTATTCCGAGCAGCACACTGTTCGAACTGCTACCCAGGAGTTCCTTGAGAAATCTGCCCGTGAACTTCTTGGTGAAAACCAGAGTGGTTTTAAGGGACCTTTACAACTGCCAGAGGGTGATGATGAAGACATACCTATGAGCTGATTTTCTGGTAGATTTTTAACTCATTTCTTCCAGTTtatattctctctctactttatGGGTCTTGTAGTTGCGCTGCTGgcatattattttatcttctcAAANNNNNNNNNNNNNNNNNNNNNNNNNNNNNNNNNNNNNNNNNNNNNNNNNNNNNNNNNNNNNNNNNNNNNNNNNNNNNNNNNNNNNNNNNNNNNNNNNNNNNNNNNNNNNNNNNNNNNNNNNNNNNNNNNNNNNNNNNNNNNNNNNNNNNNNNNNNNNNNNNNNNNNNNNNNNNNNNNNNNNNNNNNNNNNNNNNNNNNNNNNNNNNNNNNNNNNNNNNNNNNNNNNNNNNNNNNNNNNNNNNNNNNNNNNNNNNNNNNNNNNNNNNNNNNNNNNNNNNNNNNNNNNNNNNNNNNNNNNNNNNNNNNNNNNNNNNNNNNNNNNNNNNNNNNNNNNNNNNNNNNNNNNNNNNNNNNNNNNNNNNNNNNNNNNNNNNNNNNNNNNNNNNNNNNNNNNNNNNNNNNNNNNNNNNNNNNNNNNNNNNNNNNNNNNNNNNNNNNNNNNNNNNNNNNNNNNNNNNNNNNNNNNNNNNNNNNNNNNNNNNNNNNNNNNNNNNNNNNNNNNNNNNNNNNNNNNNNNNNNNNNNNNNNNNNNNNNNNNNNNNNNNNNNNNNNNNNNNNNNNNNNNNNNNNNNNNNNNNNNNNNNNNNNNNNNNNNNNNNNNNNNNNNNNNNNNNNNNNNNNNNNNNNNNNNNNNNNNNNNNNNNNNNNNNNNNNNNNNNNNNNNNNNNNNNNNNNNNNNNNNNNNNNNNNNNNNNNNNNNNNNNNNNNNNNNNNNNNNNNNNNNNNNNNNNNNNNNNNNNNNNNNNNNNNNNNNNNNNNNNNNNNNNNNNNNNNNNNNNNNNNNNNNNNNNNNNNNNNNNNNNNNNNNNNNNACCCCttagataaaattatattatattatactaaatactaaaataagaaggtgtaaagtcaaactttgaaaaacaaaaatatttcatagaaaattattagaaattatttcatagaaaattgttaggaattactttttttaaaaaaaataaaaaatctctattctttctctatAGTTAGTGTGGTTAAATGGATTAAACTTGTTATCCTTTctctataattattataattaaatgtattgaattattagtaaaaacaaTCAACCTTTATTCTCCCCCATGTCTAAGATCACCAACTTCTAAAAATTACCTTAAATAACTCTTCACCTTTTCATcttatcatataaatttttagctatatatatgtatcatgaaaaagtaatttttctttatcaCTTACCTCTTGTTGATGTGAATCACTAGGCAATTTTCatgtactttttttgttttaaatattaatatttgtttgatcctaattagaatgatattttgtatcatagttttatctttatcattttagatgtttttttttgttacggGAGAGGTATCATCAAGAACTTTACtccttatgtatttctttttactatatatatggTTATAATTAAAGTCTTAAGAAGGGTATGAATGTTGTATTTCTTCTTATctgtttatttttgttgtattctttaccgatttatacttctttaatttaatctactatgaaattataaatgttatgtatatttttattagtgctgaaattactaatttatgacttttatattcatttttaaatgtacttttatatatttttttcttttatcctttCCTTACTGATATAGTTTCTTTAAGTAGATACATATTTGTGTACTTAGTATATGGAGCGTAATGAGagattattaaggataaatcatataaatatattcatattattagatgctatagtaatcttattatttttccatatttcttgCTTGATTGTCAATGTAATATtcaattattatgaattttatttaatgaataaaatataaattggtaaaactaatatttttaaattcaatatttttatataataactGTATGgaataaacgtgcaacgcacgttccgaaaactagttcattTATAAATGTGTAGGTTTTAGTAGGAGGAGGATATTTGGGAAATCGAGCCTACCAGTATTGGCTGCCATGTCACCCTTAAATGAAGCTGGCAATGTCAGTgccttttggtctttttcttcaTTGACCTCTTAATTTACATCAACGTCCTTAATATTTCCTAAACTAATAAAAATGCCCCCccatttcttctctttctctctttttccccCTTCATCTTTattgacttttcatttttcaccTTATAATTTTGCGTCTTCAAGCCGATATGATTCACGGGAGTCCTGCTGCAGTTTGCCACATCACACGTGGCACCAACTCACTTGTTTGTCAATTATCTCTTTTAGTTTAGTTAAAATAGTAGTCCACACACCTTTATAACTTTACAAATAATTAAACCATGCTTTATTTTTATAgaagtattttaaaattctatttATTGTAAGtatgaattattttaaatagatattacatcaaaagaattaaaatattgagAGGAGTTCattatctaatatttaatttgtttagagAAAGATTTTGTGCTGATGTTCActtaaattcattattaaaaatttttgaaactcaaattttaaatcttaaCCTATCGCAAAGGTGAACAATTTTTGagttaataatatatgaaaagaCTTAAAACATCAAGAGTGACTTGTATCTAAAATTTTGGACTATTTAGGGAAGATTTGAGTAGGTCTGgattgaaaacaaaaaatttaatacaagtgttcagataaaaagataaattgCTGCAATATATAAaggaaaacttacataaatatattataataataaaatctttaccatttatagtaatagtatatttttttcactttgatcagttttaattcatttataatacaagtttaatacatattataaagaacaatttattatccacatataatacaagttttaataatggataatacatttatcacacattttaatacatttataatacaatgtgtcaaattcttaccaaacaaacatatatattttaaaaaataattataatttatatatattacatacataattcacttttaattcatattgcatattttaacataatattgttataaatggtaataaataaagaGTATcgctaaaataagtaattattattaaaatgtaccaaattatgtaatttttcattttttttaattttgaggaGAAATGATTTAAAAGTAGAAGAGAGATATGATACTAAATCTGTTTTATTActagtattttattaaaaaaattgaagaaagatGAGTGTGAATAGAAATTCCTCCCCTGTATTTGTGCAAAATACATCGTATCACTATTAATTGCCAATTCTTTAAGACTTCCATTTGCTAAATAATTATTCGGCTAAACAGTCAATCTAATTTAAGAGTTATATATATGTGTCAATTCCTCAAAAAATTCCCCCTTttcttatacataaaaaaacaaaaactttagtataattttgaaaatttccctttttatgcgtgaaaaaaaaactttgaattttctgtgtgagtgtgaagtgtctATATATTTCCCTTTAACTTggtttcaaattatatttatgcccttcaattttggatgtgcacaaatagacactcaaacttgtataaagttgaataaatagaTACACATGTcatacatgtcatcctacatgttattttttgtCCGAAAtagtgtcctacgtgtattgtgccatgtagaactcatgtgtttatttatttaaaaattaaagctaagtttaggatctaatatatgtattactcatatatatatatatatatatatatatatattgcagcTTCAGTTTGAGTCAATTGAGTCCTTTCTAGCACGTGTTGTTAATAGATGACAGTAGCAGAAGTCGAAAATATCCTTTTGatagatattattattttcaaatacaaaattcaatgagaaaaaagattattttaatttttatactgTGAAAACATTCTGATCACTCATTAGGGCATGATGAAATTTGTTCACTTCTACTACAATTCATGTGAACATGATTAGTGCAAAAGCTGAAAAAAGGGCAATTCGGAAAACAACACAAAGCAAAGAGAACACGATTCGATGAAAAACATGTACGTGTCTACTCATTTCGTCCGTCTTTAATTAATTGTCATccttttttcttgatatttaattcaaaactaaattaaattaaatcattacGAACATGATTTgatgccaaaaaaaaaatgtatgtacGTGCATGAAACGGAACTCTATGCTACAATTGTTTCGTTTTCAATGTTTTTGTGGTTATAGCTAGAACAatctactctttttttttttcaaaatcaaattttaggatccacacatataaaaatattgcagtcCACAAAAAAGTGTTCCATAAGGATTATTTGATTCTTTGTGATGAATGTCTTTACCTTagatattttaaacattttttcttttgcaaTGTTGAAATTAATATTGTTCTAAATTTTTTAAGCCCAGAAACAGGAGgaaatttgttgatattttagATGAATATCAGCATGGCCAGCATTGGAACTTCAAATTTAGGTGTTTTACCTGAGGTAATGGGATTTCCACACAAAAAATTGTtgattaagaaatttaatttggCAAGAAAACAACTTCTCCGGCAAAATATTACATTTTCTTGTAATCGAAAGACTGGAATTACTCGAGCCATTGCACCAGAAGCAACAAAGGTAATAAATTTTCCtctgttcttttaattttgagtCTTTTGTGTGCCTGTTTTGTTGAGAGGTGATTAGACGGCACACGACATAACTGTGTGAGGATATGACCTAGATTGGAGTTTTTGGCTGTTGAGGATTAGGTAAAAAGATTAGTAGCTAGTCGAGCATCGTCTAGTTTACcttttatgttttgttattattgCTTTCTTAATATTTCACTCTTCGAGTTTAGTATTACatgttattttctttgatttgattgttatattatttgttgttgctacttctcttttcttcattgttttttGTACCTGTTTTAAGTCGAGGATCTATTGGAAATAGTCAGTCTAGCTATCTTGACAAGGTAGGACTAGGAGTAATGCTATGTATTCTCTATCTTCCAAGACGCTATTTGTGGGATTagattgggtatgttgttgttgtgtgcAGAGACTGTGAACGAGAAGTGATTTATGTGTGCGTTGAATGATTTTTGGCACTGATCATCTACCCTTATGATATGTGTCTATGGTAGTTGTTTAAGAAACTGATAGCTTTTGGTAGTTTAGGAGTAGCATTTATCAATAGTAAAAAGCTTTCCTTAAATGGTGGTTGTGCAGGTTGAAAATATTCTGTCATCGTCGAGGGGTCTATAGTTATGTTTTTCTTAATCTAATCATTGTTTTGAAGTGAATTCTGTTTGATAGTAATTCCTTGACAGTCCATTCTAGGCAAGTAGTATATTTTGACTTGGCTATTTCCGAAGATATCCAGGGAGGTAGAGAAACAATTATGCGTATAGTTCACAAAACAGAACGGAGATAAAATACCAAGTTGTAGCCTCTACATTGTCTTTAGAGACTTCGATATTTCATAGAAGAATGACTTCTCTTGGTTTCTCTTGTTATGCAGGTTACGGGTCCAACCTTGAGCAGTGTCCCTTTAGCCAACTATGTGCCTGTTTATGTAATGCTTCCAGTAAGTCATAAACCTTGTCATCAATCATGAAACTACATTGATGCAGATGCTAGTTTTAACACTTCCCATTTCTTCTTTTCTGCTGGTGACAAACAGTTAGATGTTATTTCAATTGACAATGTTTTTCGGGACCAAGTTAAGTGTGAGAAGCAGTTCAAGGAACTGAGAGAAGCCGGTGTTGATGGGATCATGGTGGATGTCTGGTGGGGAATTGTAGAGGCCAATGGCCCCGGGCTATATGATTGGTCTGCGTATAGGAGTTTGTTCCAACTTGTTCAAAAGATTGGCCTCAAAATACAAGCTATTATGTCATTCCACCAATGTGGTGGCAATATAGGAGATGATGTTTTCATTCCTATACCCAAATGGGTACTAGCTATCGGAGAAAACAACCCTGATATTTTCTATACTAATCGGACTGGTACAAGGAATAAAGAATGCCTCTCACTTGCCGTGGATAACCAACCTCTGTTTGAATGTCGAACTGCTATCCAGGTAATTCTCAGAAGGAATCCAACTCTTATGCTCAGATACGGATAGACGTATTGTTTTATGAACTTAGGCTCTACTTAAAATTCCTGATGCATTTAGATTTACAGCGACTACATGAGGAGCTTTAGAGAGAACATGTCTGACTTCTTGGAAACTGGAAGCATAGTAGACATAGAGGTAGGACTTGGTCCTGCCGGTGAGCTTAGATATCCATCGTACACTCAGTCTCAAGGATGGAAATTCCCCGGGATTGGAGAATTTCAGGTGAGACTTGGCTCAAGCTGTTACTTAAAGATCAACCACTTTGTGACTCGAGATTCTTAACTTCTTATTCATTTTGCTACTTCCGAGTGTGTTTGTCTAAGCTTATAAACTGGTCAGACTGGCTTATAATCAAAAGTGCTTATAAGTTGGTCACCCCCAACTTATGTTTTTTCAGATTATGAAAACTTTTTAGTttgatcaaaatatttattgttttatccTTACAATCCGCTGATCAAAGTGGGCTCTAAATGTTGCAGTGCTATGACAAGTACATGAGAACAGATTTCAAGGGGGCAGCAACAAAGGCAGGCCACTCAGAGTGGGATCTTCCAGATGATGCAGGAACATATAATAATGTACCCGCCGAAACAGGATTCTTTGGACCAAATGGTACATACCTTACCGAGAAAGGGAAGTTCTTCTTGACCTGGTACTCTAGCAAGCTACTGCTTCACGGAGATCAGATCCTTGATGAAGCAAACAAAGCTTTCCTGGGATGCAAAGTGAAGCTATCAGCTAAAGCAAGTCTTCATCCACCTGGAAATTCTTTAGTCTTGGCATTATTGATCCCATTCGAGTTTTGACAGCACAAGCTAACAGAATTGTCCCTTCTGTCAATTTTGCTCGAGCAGGTAGCTGGAATTCACTGGTGGTACAAAGATGCCAGCCATGCTGCAGAGCTAACAGCAGGATTTTATAATTTGGACAATCGAGATGGCTATAGACCAATAGCAAGGATGTTATCGAGACACTATGGTACCTTTAATTTCACTTGCCTTGAGATGAGGAATTCAGAACATCCAGCTTATGCTAAGTCTGGCCCTCAAGAGCTAGTTCAACAGGTTAGAAAAGAGAGTTGCATGTTTTATACCATTTTAGCATCCAGTCTAGACTCTAGATCTTGGACAAACCGTGACTTAACcttatactccctccgtcccaatTTAAGTGTCCTAGTTTAACTGTGCACTAAGTTTATGAAAGGGGAGACACTGACTCTTTTGGTCTTAAATTGAAGATGCATGTGTGTATCCCTTTGATTTTCGGTCTTAGACCTGCCATGTAGATTGTTGGAATTTGGAAAGATTACTAAATGTAGAAAGAGACGCTCTTTTGGGGACAGATCAAAAGGAAAATAAGACAACTTAAActtgggacggagggagtacgTTTTGAGAGACCTAATTTTACAGAGGAAAGA contains these protein-coding regions:
- the LOC107026418 gene encoding beta-amylase isoform X1; this translates as MNISMASIGTSNLGVLPEVMGFPHKKLLIKKFNLARKQLLRQNITFSCNRKTGITRAIAPEATKVTGPTLSSVPLANYVPVYVMLPLDVISIDNVFRDQVKCEKQFKELREAGVDGIMVDVWWGIVEANGPGLYDWSAYRSLFQLVQKIGLKIQAIMSFHQCGGNIGDDVFIPIPKWVLAIGENNPDIFYTNRTGTRNKECLSLAVDNQPLFECRTAIQIYSDYMRSFRENMSDFLETGSIVDIEVGLGPAGELRYPSYTQSQGWKFPGIGEFQCYDKYMRTDFKGAATKAGHSEWDLPDDAGTYNNVPAETGFFGPNGTYLTEKGKFFLTWYSSKLLLHGDQILDEANKAFLGCKVKLSAKVAGIHWWYKDASHAAELTAGFYNLDNRDGYRPIARMLSRHYGTFNFTCLEMRNSEHPAYAKSGPQELVQQVLSVGWKENIDVAGENALARYDGYAYNQILLNARPNGINKNGPPKLKMAGLTYLRLSEKLLQSRNFRTFKTFVKKMHADLDYCPEYDKPAPLGRSKGEISMDELLQATQRTKPFPWDEQTDARIGGILAEYWDRLVNKFFLSN
- the LOC107026418 gene encoding beta-amylase isoform X2, producing the protein MNISMASIGTSNLGVLPEVMGFPHKKLLIKKFNLARKQLLRQNITFSCNRKTGITRAIAPEATKGPTLSSVPLANYVPVYVMLPLDVISIDNVFRDQVKCEKQFKELREAGVDGIMVDVWWGIVEANGPGLYDWSAYRSLFQLVQKIGLKIQAIMSFHQCGGNIGDDVFIPIPKWVLAIGENNPDIFYTNRTGTRNKECLSLAVDNQPLFECRTAIQIYSDYMRSFRENMSDFLETGSIVDIEVGLGPAGELRYPSYTQSQGWKFPGIGEFQCYDKYMRTDFKGAATKAGHSEWDLPDDAGTYNNVPAETGFFGPNGTYLTEKGKFFLTWYSSKLLLHGDQILDEANKAFLGCKVKLSAKVAGIHWWYKDASHAAELTAGFYNLDNRDGYRPIARMLSRHYGTFNFTCLEMRNSEHPAYAKSGPQELVQQVLSVGWKENIDVAGENALARYDGYAYNQILLNARPNGINKNGPPKLKMAGLTYLRLSEKLLQSRNFRTFKTFVKKMHADLDYCPEYDKPAPLGRSKGEISMDELLQATQRTKPFPWDEQTDARIGGILAEYWDRLVNKFFLSN